Proteins encoded in a region of the Muntiacus reevesi chromosome 21, mMunRee1.1, whole genome shotgun sequence genome:
- the LOC136152451 gene encoding olfactory receptor 5K1-like: MTEDNLSLATEFTLTGFTDHPELKPLLFLVFFTIYLITMVGNLGLVALIVTEHRLHTPMYIFLGNLALMDSCCSCAITPKMLQNFFSKDRMISLYECMAQFYFLCLAETADCFLLAAMAYDRYVAICKPLQYYTMMSQKLCVQMTTGAYTAGNLHSMIHVGFLFRLTFCRSHQINHFFCDVLPLYRLSCADPYINELMIFIFSGSVQVFSIIIVIISYLLILFTIFKMKSKEGKGKALSTCASHFLSVSMFYGSLLFMYIRPNSVNDTDKDIPLAIFYTLVVKSFHL; the protein is encoded by the coding sequence ATGACAGAAGATAACCTCTCCTTGGCTACTGAATTTACCCTGACAGGATTTACAGATCACCCAGAGCTGAAGCCCCTTCTGTTCCTGGTGTTCTTTACCATCTATCTGATCACCATGGTGGGGAATCTTGGCCTGGTGGCATTGATAGTTACAGAGCATCGCCTTCACACACCAATGTACATCTTCCTGGGAAATCTCGCGCTGATGGATTCCTGTTGTTCTTGTGCTATTACCCCCAAGATGCTACAGAACTTCTTTTCCAAAGACAGAATGATTTCCCTCTATGAATGTATGGCACAATTTTACTTTCTCTGCCTTGCTGAAACTGCAGATTGCTTTCTCCTGGCAgcaatggcctatgaccgctacgtggccatctgcaaaccactgcagtactACACCATGATGTCACAGAAACTCTGCGTTCAGATGACCACGGGGGCCTACACAGCTGGAAACCTGCATTCCATGATTCACGTTGGATTTTTGTTTAGGTTAACTTTCTGCAGGTCTCATCAAATCAATCACTTCTTTTGTGATGTTCTTCCATTATACAGACTCTCCTGTGCTGACCCTTATATCAATGAAttaatgatatttatcttttcagGGTCAGTTCAAGTATTCTCTATTATCATAGTAATAATCTCTTATCTCCTCATCCTTTTCACGATTTTTAAGATGAaatccaaagaaggaaaaggcaaagccCTATCTACCTGTGCATCCCACTTTCTCTCCGTCTCAATGTTCTATGGTTCCCTTCTGTTCATGTATATCAGACCAAATTCAGTTAATGACACAGATAAAGATATACCTCTTGCTATTTTTTATACACTAGTTGTTAAATCCTTTCATTTATAG
- the LOC136152450 gene encoding olfactory receptor 5K3-like, with protein sequence MTDHNLSLATEFILIGFTDHPQLKTPLFLVFFTIYLITMVGNLGLVALIVTEHRLHTPMYIFLGNLALMDSCCSSAITPKMLQNLFSKDGMISLYECIVQFYFFCLAETVECFLLAAMAYDRYVAICKPLQYHTMMSKKLCIQMTTGAYIAGNIHPTIHVGFLFRLTFCRSHQIKHFFCDVLPFYRLSCVDPYINQLMVFIFSGSIQTFTITTVIISYLFILYTIFKMKSNKTRGKALSTCASHFLSVSIFYGSLLFMYIRPSSVNEEEKDMPVAIFYTLVIPLLNPFIYSLRNKEVIKVMKRIMKIS encoded by the coding sequence ATGACTGACCATAACCTCTCCTTGGCAACTGAATTTATTCTCATAGGATTTACAGACCACCCACAGCTGAAGACCCCTCTTTTTCTGGTGTTCTTCACCATCTATCTGATCACCATGGTGGGGAATCTTGGCCTGGTGGCATTGATAGTCACAGAGCATCGTCTTCACACACCAATGTACATCTTTCTGGGTAACCTCGCTCTGATGGATTCCTGTTGCTCCAGTGCCATTACCCCCAAGATGCTACAGAACCTCTTTTCCAAAGACGGAATGATTTCCCTCTATGAATGCAtagtacaattttattttttctgccttGCTGAAACTGTAGAATGCTTTCTCCTGGCAGCAATGGCCTAtgatcgctatgtggccatctgcaaaccactGCAATACCACACGATGATGTCaaagaaactctgcattcagatgaccACGGGGGCCTACATAGCTGGAAACATTCATCCCACAATTCACGTAGGGTTTCTGTTTAGGCTAACTTTCTGCAGGTCTCATCAAATCAAACACTTCTTTTGTGATgtacttccattttacagactCTCTTGTGTGGACCCTTACATCAATCAACTGatggtatttatcttttcagGGTCAATTCAAACCTTTACTATTACCACAGTAATAATCTCTTATCTTTTCATCCTTTAcacaattttcaaaatgaaatctaACAAGACCAGAGGCAAAGCCCTATCTACTTGTGCGTCCCACTTTCTCTCCGTCTCGATTTTCTACGGTTCTCTTCTCTTCATGTACATTCGACCAAGTTCagttaatgaagaagaaaaagacatgccTGTTGCTATTTTTTATACTCTAGTCATTCCTTTACTAAACCCTTTTATTTACAGTCTAAGAAATAAGGAAGTAATAAAAGTCATGAAAAGAATTATGAAGATTTCATAA